The proteins below come from a single Pleuronectes platessa chromosome 1, fPlePla1.1, whole genome shotgun sequence genomic window:
- the lrp3 gene encoding low-density lipoprotein receptor-related protein 3 has protein sequence MGVRQLLLGLMWFRTALPCAAGFSEKVEVHTERRGVIYSPSWPLNYPAGVNCSWHIQGGQGEVITISFRNFDLAESGNCSGDWLMLTPMWHGESRLCGSMLPPPVISTRGRVWLYFHSQANGSGQAQGFRLSYIRGHLGQSSCQPDEFLCGSGKCLPHSWKCNGQDECGDATDERSCSPPPTEAQPGLCPFGSLPCTEVQSTRCLPPALRCNGARDCPDGTDELGCPDTTCGKRLGNFYGSFASPDFFRPNRSAVSELRCSWLLDTQDPKPIVLQLDLQLGPRDSLHVYDGLLHQAEHLLQVLSYHNNRRLALLESSRGQMSVLYMAQPHSPGHGFNATYQVKGYCFPGEHPCGSDQGCYSERQRCDGYWHCPSGRDEEACPTCPDGEFPCEGGTGVCYPASERCNNQKRCPDGSDEKNCYDCQPGNFHCGTNLCIFETWRCDGQEDCLDGSDERDCLAAVPRKVITAALIGSLVCSLLLVIALGCALKLHSLRSREYRAFETQMTRMEAEFVQREAPPSYGQLIAQGLIPPVEDFPVYNPTQASILQNLRLAMRRQIRRHSARRSTSSSSSSFSSSRRRFGPLWSRLFHSGGRSRGQALLLDPPGPTQIILGLHSYRTVVEQGPQARDQLGDEVDVMGMSGSTYSATMDLQPCSPESPASPLSSQSADSPEDEEPSPVSGEGAMTPHCDSSAASRHHPSPTEASVPPCHPRASRKLVLELAVNLKGVSLRRYSPLGPLSPISPAAFPRCSQTPTSQYHPLGPGVTSPIGPLSSYVKAEDSDSHFRVEVSIGDKQSRDERREGKSSVCRFSRTLSDEEGDSGRKTTPS, from the exons ATGGGAGTGAGGCAGCTGCTGCTCGGGCTGATGTGGTTCCGCACCGCTCTGCCTTGTGCag CAGGCTTCAGTGAGAAGGTGGAGGTCCACACGGAGCGGAGGGGTGTGATCTACAGCCCCTCGTGGCCTTTAAACTACCCGGCTGGAGTCAACTGCAGCTGGCATATCCAGGGAGGTCAGGGAGAGGTCATCACCATCAG TTTCCGTAACTTTGACTTGGCGGAGTCTGGAAATTGTTCTGGAGACTGGCTCATGCTGACTCCCATGTGGCATGGGGAATCCAGGCTGTGCGGCTCCATGCTACCTCCTCCCGTCatttccaccagggggcgtgtGTGGCTCTACTTCCACTCTCAGGCCAACGGCTCTGGGCAAGCTCAGGGCTTCCGTCTCTCTTACATCCGAG GTCACCTGGGTCAGAGCAGCTGTCAGCCAGATGAATTCCTCTGTGGGTCCGGCAAGTGTCTTCCTCACTCCTGGAAGTGCAACGGTCAGGATGAATGCGGCGATGCCACCGATGAACGCAGCTGCTCCCCTCCCCCCACTGAAGCCCAGCCTGGCCTCTGCCCCTTTGGCTCCCTACCATGCACCGAGGTCCAGTCCACCCGGTGCCTGCCTCCCGCCCTGCGCTGCAACGGAGCCCGGGACTGCCCTGACGGGACTGATGAGCTCGGCTGCCCGGACACCACCTGTGGCAAACGTCTGGGGAACTTCTATGGCTCCTTTGCCTCCCCGGATTTTTTCCGGCCTAATCGCAGCGCCGTGTCCGAGCTGAGATGCTCCTGGCTGCTGGACACCCAGGACCCCAAACCCATCGTGCTACAGCTGGACCTGCAGCTCGGGCCAAGAGATTCACTGCACGTTTACGACGGCCTGCTGCATCAGGCCGAGCATCTGTTACAGGTGTTGTCGTATCATAACAACAGGCGCCTGGCTCTGCTGGAGTCGAGCCGGGGTCAGATGAGTGTTCTGTACATGGCCCAGCCTCACAGCCCTGGACACGGCTTCAACGCCACATACCAG GTCAAAGGTTACTGTTTTCCCGGCGAGCATCCCTGCGGCAGCGATCAGGGCTGCTACTCTGAACGCCAGCGCTGCGATGGCTACTGGCACTGCCCGTCCGGCCGCGACGAGGAGGCCTGCCCAACGTGCCCAGATGGGGAGTTTCCCTGTGAGGGCGGCACTGGAGTCTGCTACCCGGCCTCAGAGCGCTGCAACAACCAGAAGAGGTGTCCCGATGGCTCGGATGAGAAGAACTGCTACGACTGCCAACCTGGGAACTTCCACTGTGGGACTAACCTGTGTATCTTTGAGACATGGCGGTGTGACGGCCAGGAGGACTGCTTAGACGGGAGCGACGAGAGGGACTGCCTGGCTGCAGTACCCAGGAAAGTCATCACTGCCGCTCTGATCGGTAGTCTGGTGTGTAGCCTGCTGCTGGTCATTGCCCTCGGCTGTGCCCTCAAACTCCACTCACTCAGGAGCAGAGAGTACAG aGCTTTTGAGACTCAGATGACTCGCATGGAGGCAGAGTTTGTTCAGAGAGAGGCCCCTCCCTCTTATGGTCAGCTGATTGCCCAGGGTCTCATCCCTCCTGTGGAGGATTTCCCAGTATATAACCCCACCCAG gccTCCATCTTACAGAACCTGCGTTTGGCGATGCGCAGACAGATCAGACGTCATTCAGCACGgcgctccacttcctcctcctcttcctcattctcctcctctcgAAGACGATTCGGGCCTCTGTGGAGTCGTCTGTTTCACAGTGGAGGGAGATCCCGAGGCCAAGCCCTACTGCTAGATCCCCCTGGACCCACACAGATCATACTGGGGCTCCACAGCTACAGAACTGTGGTGGAGCAGGGGCCTCAGGCAAGGGACCAGCTCGGGGATGAGGTTGATGTGATGGGTATGTCAGGCTCCACCTACTCAGCCACCATGGACCTGCAGCCCTGCTCACCAGAGAGCCCTGCCTCACCTCTCTCCTCGCAGTCAGCGGACAGTCCAGAGGACGAGGAGCCATCACCTGTCAGCGGGGAAGGAGCCATGACTCCACATTGTGACTCTTCAGCCGCCAGCAGACATCATCCCTCCCCAACGGAAGCCTCTGTGCCCCCGTGCCACCCCAGGGCTTCTAGGAAACTTGTTCTGGAGCTTGCAGTTAACTTGAAAGGAGTTTCCTTGAGACGTTACTCCCCTCTAGGGCCTTTGTCCCCCATCTCCCCAGCTGCGTTCCCCAGGTGCTCCCAGACACCAACATCCCAATACCACCCACTGGGTCCAGGTGTGACTTCACCCATTGGGCCATTGTCCTCTTATGTGAAAGCAGAGGACAGTGACAGCCACTTTAGAGTGGAAGTATCTATCGGGGACAAACAAAGCAgggatgagaggagggagggcaaGAGCAGCGTCTGCAGGTTCAGCAGGACCCTTAGTGATGAGGAAGGAGACTCAGGGAGGAAGACAACGCCATCttga